The Primulina eburnea isolate SZY01 chromosome 12, ASM2296580v1, whole genome shotgun sequence genome includes the window CAACTTTCTCCTCCTTTCAGAGACTGAATCCTCTGAAGGCAAAGATGTGATGCCAACAGTGTCCACAACTTCATCAGGCAGGGATGAGAGCGTAGCTTGAACAGCTTCTTCTGGCTTTACTTTACCAGAGACGCTGAATGCTCTGGAACAagatcaaaaaaataaaatttaaaaatcaataatgttTGGCATTCACCCTCATAGCTTGTGGAAGTTTTAGTTACCTGGAAAGAATTAATAAAGATGATGGTACTGAATGGTTGAGAGATAAGTCCAGCCAATCTCGCAACTGCAAACAAATATAAATATCCATCCAATGGGAGATACCAGTAAACCTTTTATTAACTCAAGAAAAGAAAGTATACTGGAAGATTCCAATCCGCAGATTCAGAAAAGGAAAAGCACTGCTGTATATACAAAGTTAATAATGGGCTAAGAAATTGCAGCAAATTATGTTACCGTAATAACTATATGAAATGAAAGCATATAGCTAAACATGCATTTGTAGAAGGAAACTAACAACCACCCTCAACCTATCAATCACGGACTTATAACAATCCTGGCAAAAATCACTCAAActatactttttattaaaatagatCCTTATGTTTTCCAAATAGAGAGTGCATACTTCCAGGCTCTGTCACTTATATCAAAGTTTATCAACTTCCGTATACTCATTTTTACACCAACACGGTTTGATACCTTTATAAAAGAAATAGGTATCCATCATAAATATTAGTGCATTTAGGCACACTTGTGCCTGTCACTTTGAAATATTGAAGCAACCTGTTGCCGCATTTCATCAACTGAAAGTAATCCAAGTAAGCCACGATCTCGACATGCTTGACGAAGCTCCTCCTCGGTAAGAGATTCAATCCCCTCGGATTGAATCATTGTGTCATCAATCTTGatccttgaaaaaaaaaagccaCAAGAAAAAAAATTGCTTTGGCATGAAACACATTTAGTTGAGTGCttcaatatttacaatataCAGGTATACAAGTTCGCCATTCCTCGTTCAAACAACATGAATCTCTCTCAGTGTCCAATAATACACTACCTTTCTTCACATGATCAATCAATCTAGCAAAAACTATGGGGAAACTTGAAAACTTCAAGACTAGAATAAAAGGATatcttaaaatgatgaaatgtAATATTCCAACgacaaataaaaaattgatgAGTGATATGTCATTTATAATGTGCAGAAAATTGTTTAATATTATGATGTTTCCGCATGTGCAAATGAGATTTCACTTTACTTCTGCCATTTACAAACATCTTGTCCAGATATAACCAGAGGTAGAAATAGACACTGAACTGAGGAACAAAGCATGCGTGGAACGGCAATAATATACAAACACACCGATATTTGTGTGtgtgaaataaattattatttgcaGGGCTGTACATAAATATATCTTGAGACTAATACAATTACACTCTCTTTTTATTTTGAGACTTGAATAATACAGTTTCACTctctttttaaacattaaacttTGGACATTATTCCAAATTGAACTGCATACCTGTGAACAGATAAAAGGACATGTTTTTGAACCTTTTATTTGTGAAGTCGAAGGGAAATAATTATGAATCATCAATCAAGTGATCAAAACCTTCAACTTCATCTCAATTTTAGCTAGCACTTTCTTCTGTGATTGAACTTTTTTCCACCATGCCCTTCTCCATCACAATTCACCAGACTACCCAGTCTCTGGAATTCACTCCTGTTCTTCACTCAAACTGTTGTGCTCTACCTAATCCCATTTCTCATTGCCACTTCCTAACTTGCTTTTGTTTAAATATCCAGTAATTGCTCCCTACCCATTTCTTtcgcttgaaaaaacatttcaGAGCTCAGTAACATTTTATTCCTTCTGCTTAAGGGGAAACATACCAAATACCtcatcaaaaaaataataaggtCCACCAAAAAATTCAGAATGTGTGAAAAACGGTGGCGGGAAAAAATCCTCTCTCAACCATTCCCATACTATCCAAATATCCTATCAAACCCTCTTAAAAAAAACACCTTCCAAACCTAAGAACATTTTCATACTTGATTCAATATATCCATGGGAGTAGAATTCACTATTTGAATAATATGTATAAAAAAACGAACCTGGTCAAATATTATCCAGTACAAACCCAAGTTGACAACCAACTTACCAGTAGTAGTGCAGTTGGCTCCTTGGGTTCGAGTCACACTAAGACCATGCATGTGTAAAGAAATCCAAAACACGAACAACCATTACCAAATCATTAAACACGAACATTCATGTGTAAATAAAATAGCTTACTTTTGAAGTCTCTTTCGAAGCATATAGCGAAGATATGCATCAGTACCACCGTATATACCAATGCCCATATATTTGCACATAGTCATCAACCGGGGTCTGCATCAAAGAAATAGATTGATCTTTCACATCAACGCAACATCAATACCAGCTACATTGTTGGGCCGCCGGCTACATGAAGAAGATAGAATCCAAAAAATGGAAGAAAGCCAAACAATTACCTGCTGATGTTATCCAGAGTAAGTTCATCATTAAACAATTTGGCAAAGCCCAAAATTTCCTCGTTGGAGACCCCGGCCCCCCTCCTGACCTGGTCAAGACTCAAGAATTAAGAGAGCAATATCAAAATGTTGGAGCTTCTCAAAGAACTGCTGTCTTTTTTTCAGAAAATCAGAAAACAATAAGGTGAAAGATATAGTGCATATTAAGTTTCTTGCCTTGTTCATAAATTCATCAAGATCTTCAGCAGTTTTCTTTATTTCTCCACTTCTTGAGTTTTGGACTTCCTTTGCCATTTCTTTTACAGTGTCTTGAAGAAACTTTGCATATTCTATCCTCGcattcagcctcttcttcagggCTTCCTGTTTTAAAGCATTTTATCCAAGATTAATATGAAATTCAAGGGACGTATAAAAAACAAGAGATTTAATTTTAAACCAGAAGACATCTATCTATATTTGATTGTTCTAGATAAAATTTTGAGCTGggtattttaaattttccttGCATGATAAGACAAATGTAAAAGGTGCACAAATACACAACTTCTAAAAAGTAAGGGCCAAGAAAATGAGGCAGAAACACAAAGTAAGGGCCGCAGAGATAAGGAAACAAAATAAATATCTGACAGTGAAAGGGACGTGGACAAAAGCTAAAGATATCTTTCAGCTAAATAAATCTACCTGTTCTTTCATCTTGTCCTGGAAGGTCGACGGCAGCATGTTGGGGAATAATTTAAGGAATACAGGAAGTAAAAATTCCATGAATGGTACTATAATAAAGACTGCAAAAGGAACCAGCCTAAAAATGTCGGCTGTTGTTCTTGTCAGCTGTTGCCTCTCTCTCCTGGAAAGAGTCTTCCCACTGGCAAGTTTTAACAATAGTCTTGAGCATATCCTCACATCAGCCCAAAGTAGCTTTGTACCCAACCAATAGTGTTGCAATGTAGATTTAAACTCATCTTTCCAGTGATGCAATTTTTTTGCCCAATCAGCCCTACCATAAGAAGATAAAAAtcaacataattcataaaatatctttcaaGACAACAGAAACAAAAAAGACACGAGCCTTTTCATTTCAACCATTCCTACAATATAGGCTGACGAGAAAACATGATAATTTAGTTTTGGGACAAGAGAAACGGAGAACACAAACATTTACCTGCTCATAGAGGCAACAACCCTTAAAGCTGGGCCAATTCCGAGAAGCATGGTCCACATCTTCTTTAGAATAGACTTATCACCTTTCTTAGATTCTTGCAGCTGCTTGGCTTTTGCTTTGGCTTTAACTGAGCTCAAGCCTTCAACCGCCTGATCACATTCTTCTGGTGAAGGCTCCTTCTTTTGCTTAACAGCTGGTTCTTCATTTTTATCATCACCACTACCTGTTTCAGGCTGACCGGCCACAGCAGAGGAAAAAGTATGTGCATACTCTGTTGTCCACCCATATCCAAAAGGggaaaattttatttgcatttcAATCTCACGGTGCAAAGATGGGACACCAAATAAGTGGTGCTCAACACATTTTCTAATTAACAAACATGGTATTCCATCTTTGGTTGGAGAATTGGAATCTTTTTTGTCTCTAAGGTTTGCACTAGACGATGAATGACCCGCAGCCCAGCTCCAATGTTGTGAATGACAAATCCCCAACGTGTTTCCATACTCAGGACTCAAAAATCTTTGAACCCAAAATGGAGACTGCCTGAGCGTAGGAATGAGATGATTTTTTCTTCGCAACAGCGTTCTAGACGACATAATTAAGAACCTTGTAATGTTTAGATACAACTGAGACAGCACTCTCCGATGTACAAACACATTTAAATATTTGCAAAACGCACCTCAAGCTGCATAGTAGAGCTAGAGTTagtaaaagcaaaaaaaaaatattataaaattcaaaataacaagAAGCTAGAAGCTATTGTAAGGTGTCCGTAACTGTTTTGAAATCCACTCCATTACTTCTTGTCTCTCAAAACTAGTGTTAAACACAAATTTGTGCCACTTCTTAATCCTTCCGATTAAGCTCAAAACTTGAGGCAAATATAGATAAAACTATAAATTTCTCCTACTCGTCCAAACAAAACTGCAATTTTGCCACATATAAACAGTAAAAATCATCTTTCAAGTTTATCCAGTTCATTAATTAGTTAACGAAGTGCTGAAGAGTTTTTCACCATGACTTGGTTGACATACAACTCCCGTCCACATTTTACAAACTTATAACCAAAATGAGGCACTCTTAGAGTACTGAAAGTAGTAGTTGAAATCCAATCTTCAGCTAGACTATAGCGTTTTTTCCTTTACGTCTCACATCAAATTTCTAAGATACTTAAGCATTGCAAtcacaaaaaaaattcaaacaaaCTTAAAGCTGCCACGCGTAACATCGTAGCAGATAAATAATTTTCATACTCAGAATCTAATCCACGGACACATTGAAAAACGCCTTCTTCCtgtttctataaaaaaaaaatgcgcATAAAAACCTCCTCGCAATATGCTTGCATTAGAAATCATACGATcgttaattttttcaaaaaaaattgctAAATTAGAAAATTAAATCTGAAGATAAATGACCTGAAAATATGAAGATGATCAATGAAGTAGGGGAAATTAGAAAAAATCTCACTCCGACTGATTTTCCTTTGTTTCGTGTAGCTTCCTCTAATTTTCTGTCGAAGAAAATTCAGCACATTATGGAAATCTGGTTTTTGAGTAGGGAAGGGGAGAGAGATTTTGGAAAGACGCCTTCTGCGGTTGTACGTTTAGAGAGATTTTGCCCTTTGCTGACTTTTATGTAGGTAGTCAAACGTACAACTTCGTAcgcatataataattattttttaagtaTATATGTTATTATATCTCAATATTTTTAATTTCGAATATTTAGATGCTGGTAGTATCTAACAAAACAAGGAaacaaaaacaattatttaaattataataaatttatgaaTAGTAAGTCTtttgtgaaacgatctcacgaatctttatctgtgagacgggtcaactcaaccgatattcacaataaaaaataatattatttcgtGTATGACCCataggggtgttcaaacttcggataaaaccgaaaaaaccgaaaatccaaaccgGAAAAACCGAACACCGAACTGAACCGAAAGCCGAATTTTgaaattcggatataaatgttaaaaccaaagtttatttggttcggttttggattatatatgtcaaaaccgaaaaaaaccgaaatttcattaaattaataatattttttttatatttttttatattatatattttgatatgatatttagtgaatgaaaaccattttgaacaatttttaattgattgttgtttgtttaattaatttagaccttttatttaaatattttactaagaaaacatatagaaagttaacatattatattttacaatatatttatattattaatttaaataattgtaccaaaaccgaaataaccgaccgaaataaccgaactatttttgtagaaaaccgaaccgaaccgaagaaaaattGTTCGgattcggattatatatttcgaaaaccgaaaaccgaaaaaaccaaaataaaaaatcgaaaaccgaaccaaaccgaccgatgaacagccttaatgacccaaataagatatatatcttacaaaatacgattcgtAATACTATCTCATACAAAATTTTGTCATTTATGAACTATATCATACATAGAAGAACTTAAATAATTAGGCTGGTaataaattaaaacaattaatcagatattttatttgaacaGATTGTTTAAAGAcctcatatttatatttatttattttttaaaaaaaaggaattataatttttatcacATTTCTTAGCAAAATAAACCTTGATCACATTATTCACTCCCATAATCGTAGTGACAGGGTTCAAAGTTGGTAGGCTTAAGTAAAACTAGTGAAATGCGTACATGCGTTGCCTATGCTATTATTGTTTTACGTTGATAAAATGATATTAAACAATTAACACAAAATTGTTTTCCAATTAAGAGAGTTGTTCAATTCAAGGCAAAAAGTTGTGTTAGACAGTCTCACGTgtagtattttgtgagacatatatcttatttggatcatccatgaaaaaatatgactttttatgttagacaaaaacttgtgtgagacggtctcatgggtcgtatttgtgagacggatctcctatttgggtcactcatgcaaaagtattactttttatgctaagattattatttttattgtgaatatgggtatggttgacccgtctaacaaattatgattcgtgagacggtctcacatgagacccactctttatgttaagagtattattttttattgtgaatctcGGTAGGGTTAACTCGtctaacagataaagattcgtgaaaccgtctcacaagagacgtaCTCTCAATTTAAAAGAgaaattttgttcaaaattttttttctacGCAATACATGGTATGACTTGATAAAGTTTTAGTAGGGTGGtagataataaaaataattataatttaatgtCTTTCAAAATAGTTACCAAATAGTTTTATAATAAACAAAAAAGTTAATCtaccaaaaattaaaataaataaacagttAAAACCAAGTAAGCATGGGCTATCCGCCCAATGGGCCGGTTGCTGGTTACCGGTATAGGCCTTTAAACCCATGAGATGGACTGGACCACAGGAATCAATAGTTGTAATCAGGCCTTGAACACAATTTAGGTCCAAATTAATTGTATCCTTGGTCTGATTTCACACTCTCGCGAGTTACTGGTAGCATAAATTCAATATACTTCTAATGTCAAATCAAAATCAACTA containing:
- the LOC140806565 gene encoding uncharacterized protein, translating into MSSRTLLRRKNHLIPTLRQSPFWVQRFLSPEYGNTLGICHSQHWSWAAGHSSSSANLRDKKDSNSPTKDGIPCLLIRKCVEHHLFGVPSLHREIEMQIKFSPFGYGWTTEYAHTFSSAVAGQPETGSGDDKNEEPAVKQKKEPSPEECDQAVEGLSSVKAKAKAKQLQESKKGDKSILKKMWTMLLGIGPALRVVASMSRADWAKKLHHWKDEFKSTLQHYWLGTKLLWADVRICSRLLLKLASGKTLSRRERQQLTRTTADIFRLVPFAVFIIVPFMEFLLPVFLKLFPNMLPSTFQDKMKEQEALKKRLNARIEYAKFLQDTVKEMAKEVQNSRSGEIKKTAEDLDEFMNKVRRGAGVSNEEILGFAKLFNDELTLDNISRPRLMTMCKYMGIGIYGGTDAYLRYMLRKRLQKIKIDDTMIQSEGIESLTEEELRQACRDRGLLGLLSVDEMRQQLRDWLDLSLNHSVPSSLLILSRAFSVSGKVKPEEAVQATLSSLPDEVVDTVGITSLPSEDSVSERRRKLEFLEMQEELIKEEEEKEEEEQARLKESVIGQKDVALEEMMTATAKETEEHEKAKTLDKQEQLCELSRALAVLASASSVTREREEFLQLVNKEIELYNSVVQNEGTDGEEETKKAYIAAREESDLATEKAAGDKVSSALINRVDVMLQKLEKEIDDVDAKIGDRWRLLDRDYDGKVTPEEVASAAMYLKDTLDKEGIQEFISNLSKDREGKILVEDIVKLADQTEDAEAKKAEA